In a single window of the Gossypium hirsutum isolate 1008001.06 chromosome A13, Gossypium_hirsutum_v2.1, whole genome shotgun sequence genome:
- the LOC107894990 gene encoding phosphatidylinositol 4-kinase gamma 5: MSRKLDSLVQTQMAVAVFKSPLRGEYPRNNRMEGKQPVGRRRVFVQTETGCVLGMELDRSDSAHTVKRRLQVALNFPAEQSSLTFGDVELKNDLSAVRNDSPLLLTRNYLHRSSSTPCLSPTGKDLQQRDKSGPIEILGHSDSFNVLKVVVKDIVKAIKMGVDPLPVHSGLGGAYYFRNPRGENVAIVKPTDEEPFAPNNPKGFVGKALGQPGLKRSVRVGETGFREVVAYLLDHDYFANVPPTALVKITHSVFNINGGVNRNRPHKNLVSKIASCQQFIRHDFDASDHGTSSFPVTSVHRIGILDIRIFNTDRHAGNLLVRKLDGIGRFGQMELIPIDHGLCLPETLEDPYFEWIHWPQASIPFSEDELEYIQKLDPMKDCEMLRRELPMIREACLRVLVLCTIFLKEAAAFGLCLAEIGEMMSREFRAGEEEPSELEVICLEARRLIAERELSSPKSDVRDAEFQFDIDFEEPESDLNPKMATDDFMSRAPFQLGNGFVSNHFPLSKLEECFEEDEEESEEETEQLCFSTFKALGRIPSTSKLSMSFKNTSLGDKSQKYSKFSGTKQENGYLNNSSGHRSATEQLPGNVSFVKLADMNEEEWTLFLEKFQELLYPGFEKRKSVTLGQKQIQRLGTSCQF; this comes from the coding sequence ATGTCTCGCAAGTTGGACAGTCTTGTTCAAACTCAGATGGCAGTTGCAGTTTTCAAAAGTCCTCTTAGAGGGGAATATCCTAGGAACAATAGAATGGAAGGGAAACAACCTGTTGGGAGGAGACGGGTTTTTGTGCAAACAGAGACCGGTTGTGTATTGGGTATGGAGTTGGATCGCAGTGACAGTGCTCATACAGTTAAAAGAAGGTTGCAGGTTGCCCTCAATTTCCCTGCCGAGCAAAGCTCGCTGACTTTTGGGGATGTGGAGTTGAAGAATGATCTTAGTGCCGTTCGGAACGACTCTCCGCTTCTCCTAACAAGGAACTATCTACACAGAAGCTCCTCTACTCCCTGTCTTTCACCAACTGGAAAAGATCTTCAGCAGAGAGATAAAAGTGGTCCTATTGAGATACTGGGACATTCTGATAGCTTTAACGTATTAAAAGTGGTGGTGAAGGACATTGTTAAGGCAATTAAGATGGGTGTTGATCCACTTCCTGTTCATAGTGGTCTGGGGGGTGCCTACTACTTTAGGAATCCCAGAGGTGAGAATGTTGCTATCGTGAAGCCGACAGATGAAGAACCTTTTGCACCAAACAATCCAAAAGGCTTTGTTGGTAAAGCCCTTGGTCAACCAGGTTTGAAACGTTCGGTTCGTGTGGGGGAGACTGGTTTCAGAGAAGTTGTTGCCTACCTTCTGGACCATGATTATTTTGCCAATGTGCCACCGACCGCGCTGGTGAAGATTACTCACTCAGTCTTCAACATTAATGGTGGTGTGAACAGAAATAGGCCTCACAAGAATCTGGTTAGCAAGATTGCATCGTGCCAACAGTTTATTCGGCATGATTTTGATGCTAGTGATCATGGAACTTCAAGCTTCCCTGTTACTTCTGTGCACCGCATAGGAATACTTGATATACGTATATTCAACACGGACAGGCATGCAGGAAATCTTTTAGTTAGGAAGCTTGATGGTATTGGAAGGTTTGGTCAGATGGAACTCATTCCTATTGATCACGGCCTTTGCTTGCCAGAAACTTTGGAGGATCCATACTTTGAGTGGATTCATTGGCCTCAGGCTTCAATTCCTTTCTCCGAGGATGAACTTGAGTATATACAGAAGCTTGATCCTATGAAGGATTGCGAGATGCTGCGAAGGGAACTCCCCATGATTCGGGAGGCTTGCCTACGCGTTCTGGTACTCTGCACTATTTTCCTCAAGGAAGCTGCTGCTTTTGGTCTCTGTCTTGCTGAAATTGGTGAGATGATGAGTAGAGAATTCCGGGCTGGAGAGGAGGAACCTAGTGAGCTAGAAGTTATTTGTCTTGAGGCAAGGAGGTTGATAGCAGAGAGGGAGCTGTCATCCCCTAAGTCCGATGTGCGAGACGCAGAGTTCCAATTTGATATCGACTTTGAGGAACCAGAGTCAGACTTAAACCCGAAAATGGCTACAGATGATTTTATGAGCAGAGCACCATTCCAATTGGGAAACGGATTTGTAAGTAATCATTTTCCACTTTCAAAGCTGGAGGAATGCTTCGAGGAAGACGAAGAAGAAAGTGAAGAAGAAACCGAGCAGCTATGTTTTTCCACTTTCAAAGCTCTTGGAAGGATCCCATCCACTTCAAAGCTTTCAATGTCGTTCAAAAATACCAGCTTAGGTGACAAGAGCCAGAAGTATTCAAAATTTTCTGGAACAAAGCAAGAAAACGGTTACCTTAATAACTCATCTGGGCATAGGAGTGCAACTGAGCAGCTCCCAGGAAATGTGAGCTTTGTGAAGCTGGCTGACATGAATGAGGAGGAATGGACTCTTTTCCTAGAGAAGTTCCAGGAGTTGCTCTACCCGGGATTTGAAAAACGAAAATCGGTTACTTTAGGTCAGAAGCAGATACAGAGGCTCGGTACTTCGTGCCAGTTTTGA
- the LOC107894711 gene encoding uncharacterized protein, with protein sequence MAAERIITCLSILLLFAALISIAQAIQDGIPDSNHMTVPTRKGLLKGGNEHAASVTAAINKKWLRGRKMVQMKKLNDVENMSGAFGLGGSTSKLSKCGNNNNNNNKGCDQITVNLPDEVDEHRSGFVAFNADYHTPRHHPPKNN encoded by the exons ATGGCTGCTGAGAGGATCATAACATGCCTCTCCATTTTGCTTCTATTTGCTGCATTGATCTCCATTGCACAAGCCATCCAAG ATGGGATCCCAGATTCAAACCACATGACAGTTCCAACTAGAAAG GGATTGTTGAAAGGTGGTAATGAACATGCTGCAAGTGTAACTGCTGCTATAAACAAGAAATGGCTAAGAGGGAGGAAAATGGTGCAAATGAAGAAGCTGAATGATGTGGAAAACATGAGTGGTGCCTTTGGACTTGGTGGGTCGACTTCAAAGTTATCAAAGTGtgggaataataataataataataataaagggtgCGACCAAATTACTGTGAATTTGCCTGATGAAGTGGATGAACATCGGTCAGGTTTTGTGGCTTTCAATGCTGATTATCATACACCAAGGCACCACCCTCCTAAGAATAACTAA